Proteins encoded within one genomic window of Pigmentiphaga sp. H8:
- the apaG gene encoding Co2+/Mg2+ efflux protein ApaG has protein sequence MKSHELTVTVQPRYLADQSDPGKRQYVFAYTIRITNSGSEPAQLISRHWIITDGNQQEQEVRGLGVVGQQPLLQPGESFEYTSGCPLSTPVGTMRGTYHCVGENGMPFEVDIPEFVLAMPRTLH, from the coding sequence ATGAAATCTCATGAACTGACGGTTACCGTACAGCCCCGCTACCTGGCCGACCAATCCGATCCGGGCAAGCGGCAGTACGTCTTTGCGTACACCATCCGCATCACCAACAGCGGATCCGAACCCGCCCAGTTGATCAGCCGTCACTGGATCATCACCGACGGCAACCAGCAGGAACAGGAAGTCCGGGGCCTGGGTGTCGTGGGCCAGCAGCCCTTGCTGCAGCCCGGAGAAAGCTTCGAATACACCAGCGGGTGCCCGCTCTCGACGCCGGTCGGCACCATGCGCGGCACCTACCACTGCGTCGGCGAGAACGGCATGCCCTTCGAGGTCGACATCCCCGAATTCGTCCTGGCCATGCCCCGTACGCTGCACTGA
- a CDS encoding murein transglycosylase A — MSLREFIARNWHCRQFNRFPLPALALAAAVAGCAQPAGTVQPQQDAGAAPSQPAVTAPPATAAPAPVPDSARPLPPPVPRPSSKPALQSSKHFVRGSWQQLPGWRTDTVEAIWRPFLANCRSIILRTGRPVSNTAPPMADPYAWQQACAAARDLPPTPSADQVRAFMEHWLQPWSVRGPGSEVASGLATSYYEPLVHASRERGGAYQWPLYAVPADLLTIDLGGLYPELVGKRVRGKLDGKRVVPYDTRGEIERPERQPPAIVWVNDPVDAFFLQVQGTGRAVLDTGPGQGSTIRVAYADHNGHPYVSIGKWLIDKGELTLAQASMQGIRAWAQRNPARVKEMLNANPAVVFFREEAVADPSEGPRGAMGLPLTPHRSLAVDPSIVPLGSPVFLSTTQPASRQPMNVVALAQDTGTAIKGPARVDLFWGFGDEAGEMAGRMKQPTRLWVLWPKNEGVPAPAR, encoded by the coding sequence ATGTCCCTTCGCGAGTTCATTGCCAGAAACTGGCATTGCCGCCAATTTAACCGCTTCCCCCTGCCCGCGCTTGCCCTGGCCGCGGCCGTGGCCGGCTGCGCGCAGCCGGCCGGCACGGTGCAGCCCCAGCAGGACGCGGGCGCGGCGCCGTCCCAGCCCGCCGTGACCGCCCCGCCGGCCACGGCCGCGCCCGCGCCGGTACCCGACAGCGCCCGGCCGCTGCCCCCGCCGGTCCCCCGCCCGTCCAGCAAGCCGGCCTTGCAGAGCAGCAAGCACTTCGTGCGAGGATCCTGGCAGCAGTTGCCCGGCTGGCGGACCGATACGGTCGAGGCCATATGGCGGCCGTTCCTGGCCAACTGCCGGTCCATCATCCTGCGCACCGGCCGGCCGGTCTCGAATACCGCCCCGCCCATGGCCGATCCGTATGCCTGGCAGCAGGCGTGCGCCGCCGCGCGCGACCTGCCGCCCACGCCCTCGGCCGACCAGGTGCGCGCGTTCATGGAACACTGGCTGCAGCCCTGGTCGGTGCGCGGCCCTGGCAGCGAAGTCGCCTCCGGCCTGGCCACGAGCTACTACGAGCCCCTGGTCCACGCCTCGCGCGAGCGCGGCGGCGCCTATCAGTGGCCGCTGTACGCGGTCCCGGCCGATCTGCTGACCATAGACCTGGGCGGCCTGTATCCGGAGCTGGTGGGCAAGCGCGTGCGGGGCAAGCTTGACGGCAAGCGCGTCGTTCCCTACGACACCCGCGGCGAGATCGAGCGGCCCGAACGCCAGCCGCCGGCCATCGTCTGGGTCAACGACCCGGTCGACGCCTTCTTCCTGCAGGTGCAGGGCACGGGCCGCGCGGTGCTGGACACCGGCCCCGGCCAGGGCAGCACCATACGCGTGGCCTATGCCGACCACAACGGCCATCCCTACGTGTCGATCGGCAAGTGGCTGATCGACAAGGGGGAACTGACGCTGGCGCAGGCCTCGATGCAGGGCATACGGGCCTGGGCCCAGCGCAACCCGGCGCGCGTCAAGGAAATGCTCAACGCCAACCCGGCGGTGGTGTTCTTCCGCGAGGAAGCCGTGGCCGATCCGTCCGAGGGCCCGCGCGGCGCCATGGGGCTGCCCCTGACGCCCCATCGCTCGCTGGCCGTGGATCCGTCCATCGTGCCGCTGGGCAGCCCGGTGTTCCTGTCGACGACCCAACCGGCCTCGCGCCAACCCATGAACGTCGTGGCCCTGGCCCAGGACACCGGCACGGCCATCAAGGGCCCGGCCCGGGTGGATCTGTTCTGGGGATTCGGCGACGAGGCCGGGGAAATGGCCGGCCGCATGAAGCAGCCGACCCGGCTGTGGGTGCTGTGGCCGAAGAACGAAGGGGTGCCGGCGCCCGCGCGCTAA
- a CDS encoding LysR family transcriptional regulator: protein MRLQQLQLLLVLAQTGSLRASAETLHVSQPALTKSLRQLEDEFGTTLVLRTAKGVRLAPAGEMLAARAATVMRELGRAREEIAWHTEHAQASVTVGLSPGGAILLGPGALARFRARWPQVRIRLVDTLYPRMFAQLRAGELDLAIGPLPVEGARRDLAIHPIFTSRNLIAARRGHPLADRTRLADLAQAAWVLTGPAGGPGDPRRMDFESRGLPAPDVHLECESFSTLLAILPDLDILGVVPEGFFQRHGPATNLVALPIADDLPATTIHLVARADAPLTVPAQRLYEAFEQEARGLRADVQPARARRRKS from the coding sequence ATGCGCCTCCAACAATTGCAGCTCCTGCTCGTGCTGGCCCAGACCGGCAGCCTGCGCGCGTCGGCCGAGACGCTTCACGTCTCGCAGCCGGCCTTGACCAAATCGCTGCGACAGTTGGAAGACGAGTTCGGGACCACGCTGGTGCTGCGCACGGCCAAGGGCGTGCGGCTGGCGCCCGCGGGCGAGATGCTGGCCGCCCGCGCGGCCACCGTGATGCGCGAACTGGGGCGCGCGCGCGAGGAGATCGCCTGGCACACCGAGCATGCCCAGGCCAGCGTCACCGTGGGCTTGTCGCCCGGCGGCGCCATCCTGCTGGGGCCCGGCGCCCTGGCGCGCTTCCGGGCGCGCTGGCCGCAGGTGCGGATCCGGCTGGTCGATACGCTGTATCCGCGCATGTTCGCGCAATTGCGCGCCGGGGAACTGGACCTGGCGATCGGGCCGCTGCCGGTGGAAGGCGCGCGCCGCGACCTGGCCATCCACCCCATCTTCACGAGCCGGAACCTGATCGCCGCCCGCCGCGGCCATCCGCTGGCGGACCGTACCCGGCTGGCCGACCTGGCCCAGGCGGCCTGGGTACTGACGGGACCGGCGGGCGGGCCGGGCGACCCACGGCGGATGGACTTCGAGTCGCGCGGGTTGCCCGCGCCCGACGTGCACCTGGAGTGCGAGTCGTTCTCCACGCTGCTGGCCATCCTGCCGGACCTGGACATCCTGGGCGTCGTGCCCGAGGGATTCTTCCAGCGGCATGGTCCGGCGACGAATCTCGTGGCCCTGCCCATCGCGGACGATCTGCCCGCGACCACGATCCACCTGGTGGCGCGGGCCGACGCGCCGCTGACCGTCCCGGCCCAGCGGCTGTACGAAGCGTTCGAGCAGGAGGCGCGCGGCCTGCGCGCCGACGTGCAGCCGGCGCGCGCCCGGCGGCGCAAGAGTTAG
- a CDS encoding alkaline phosphatase family protein — protein sequence MSKRVKNILFIMCDQLRADYLSCYGHERLMTPNLDRLAARGVLFERAYVQSPVCGPSRMSYYTGRYVQSHGASWNFVPLKAGEMTLGDHLRPLGVRSVLVGKTHMRADLAGMSRLGIDPDSTVGVRIGECGFDPYERDDGIHPYSGHDPDPAYNDYLRRNGCDGDNPWEAWANTGTDSDGQARSGWFLKYSRLPARVPEQHSETPYMTRRAMDFMREAGEQPWCLHLSYIKPHWPYIVPEPYASMYGPQDVPPVARSEAERQDPHPVYAAMMKHRVSRTFSQDGVREAVIPAYMGLIKQIDDQMGVLFSFMEEAGLMDSTMIVFTSDHGDYLGDHWMGEKDLFHEPVIRVPLIVYDPDARADATRGTRCADLVEAVDLAPTFLDVCGGAPVPHVMDGRSLRPLLFGQRPADWRREVVCEYDYAFQDARIELGTAPRDAWMRMIFDGRWKYVLFEGYRPMLFDLTSDPDEFMDLGASPAPEHEEARRRLHEALFRWALRPRQRVTVPDAAIESVEVQPRISEGGILIGYWDEDDLARARQSFKPRFSSTNPLVRSTLDRLTGKQGAPQ from the coding sequence TTGTCCAAGCGCGTGAAGAACATTCTCTTCATCATGTGCGACCAGCTCAGGGCCGACTACCTGTCGTGCTACGGGCACGAGCGCCTGATGACCCCCAACCTGGACCGCCTCGCCGCGCGCGGCGTATTGTTCGAGCGGGCCTACGTGCAATCGCCGGTCTGCGGCCCCTCGCGCATGAGCTACTACACCGGGCGCTACGTCCAGTCCCATGGCGCGAGCTGGAACTTCGTGCCGCTCAAGGCCGGCGAGATGACCCTGGGCGATCACCTGCGGCCGCTGGGCGTGCGCTCGGTGCTGGTGGGCAAGACGCACATGCGGGCCGACCTGGCCGGCATGTCCCGGCTGGGCATAGACCCGGACTCGACGGTGGGCGTGCGGATAGGCGAATGCGGCTTCGATCCCTACGAACGCGACGACGGCATCCACCCCTACTCGGGCCACGACCCCGACCCCGCCTACAACGACTACCTGCGGCGCAACGGCTGCGACGGCGACAACCCCTGGGAAGCCTGGGCCAACACCGGCACCGACAGCGATGGCCAGGCGCGCTCGGGCTGGTTCCTGAAGTACTCGCGGCTGCCCGCCCGCGTTCCCGAGCAGCACTCCGAAACGCCCTACATGACCCGGCGGGCCATGGACTTCATGCGCGAGGCCGGCGAACAGCCCTGGTGCCTGCACCTGTCGTACATCAAGCCGCACTGGCCCTACATCGTGCCCGAGCCCTACGCCTCGATGTACGGTCCGCAGGACGTGCCGCCGGTAGCGCGCAGCGAGGCCGAGCGCCAGGATCCGCATCCGGTGTACGCCGCCATGATGAAGCACCGCGTGTCGCGCACCTTCTCGCAGGACGGCGTGCGCGAGGCGGTGATTCCCGCCTACATGGGACTGATCAAGCAGATCGACGATCAGATGGGCGTGCTGTTCTCGTTCATGGAGGAAGCGGGCCTGATGGACTCGACCATGATCGTGTTCACGTCCGATCACGGCGACTACCTGGGCGATCACTGGATGGGGGAAAAGGACCTGTTCCACGAGCCCGTCATCCGCGTGCCGCTGATCGTGTACGACCCCGACGCCCGGGCCGACGCCACGCGCGGCACCCGCTGCGCCGACCTGGTCGAGGCGGTGGACCTGGCCCCCACTTTCCTTGACGTCTGTGGCGGCGCGCCGGTGCCGCACGTCATGGACGGCCGTTCGCTGCGCCCGCTGCTGTTCGGCCAGCGCCCGGCGGACTGGCGGCGGGAAGTGGTGTGCGAGTACGACTACGCGTTCCAGGACGCCCGCATCGAACTGGGCACCGCCCCGCGCGACGCGTGGATGCGCATGATCTTCGACGGGCGCTGGAAATACGTGCTGTTCGAGGGCTACCGGCCCATGCTGTTCGACCTCACATCCGATCCCGACGAGTTCATGGACCTGGGCGCGTCGCCGGCGCCCGAACACGAAGAAGCGCGGCGGCGCCTGCACGAGGCGCTGTTCCGATGGGCGCTGCGGCCCCGCCAGCGCGTGACCGTGCCGGACGCCGCGATCGAATCGGTGGAAGTCCAGCCCCGCATTTCCGAGGGCGGCATCCTGATCGGCTACTGGGACGAGGACGATCTGGCCCGCGCCCGGCAGTCGTTCAAGCCCCGGTTCTCGTCCACCAACCCGCTCGTCCGGTCGACCCTCGACCGCCTGACGGGCAAGCAGGGAGCCCCGCAATGA
- a CDS encoding cupin domain-containing protein, with protein sequence MRNETPDITRAHTGIDGVSWNILGQVYVPKQMSEDSFSWHATFPVETFVPPHMHPHQDEYIFVLAGRIDLILDGRKQTAGAGDLVRMPRGIPHAFYNNSGAPATALFWAAPSGKLVELYQRIHNMSNPAEVVQTAREYDVVFLPPVSAAA encoded by the coding sequence ATGAGAAACGAAACGCCCGACATCACCCGCGCCCACACCGGCATCGACGGCGTGTCGTGGAACATCCTCGGCCAGGTGTACGTGCCCAAGCAGATGTCCGAGGACAGCTTCTCGTGGCACGCCACCTTCCCGGTCGAGACCTTCGTGCCGCCGCACATGCATCCCCACCAGGACGAGTACATCTTCGTGCTGGCCGGCCGCATCGACCTCATCCTGGACGGCAGGAAGCAGACCGCCGGCGCGGGCGACCTGGTGCGCATGCCGCGCGGCATCCCGCACGCCTTCTACAACAACTCCGGCGCCCCCGCGACGGCGTTGTTCTGGGCGGCCCCCTCGGGCAAGCTGGTCGAGCTCTACCAGCGCATCCACAATATGTCGAACCCGGCCGAGGTCGTGCAGACGGCCCGCGAATACGACGTCGTCTTCCTGCCGCCGGTCTCGGCCGCCGCCTGA